The stretch of DNA TCTTTCAGTTAAAGAAATTGCTGAAAATATAGCCGTTGTTTTTTCCAAATCAGTGATTCCACAAAATTATACTGTTGAAGACCTTATTTCTTTAGGAAAATACATTTATTATCCCTTTTATTTTGAATTAAGAAAAGAAGATCGTGAAGAGGTTTCCCATATTATTGATGAACTGGATCTAAACCAATATAGATATACCCTTCTTAAAAATCTCTCAGATGGAAACCTTCAAAAGGCATTTATAGGCCGGGCATTAACTCAAAATTCCCCCATTATCATTCTGGATGAACCTACTACCCATCTGGATGAAAAAAATAAACTGATCATTCTTAAAACACTCAGAAGACTTGCCAAAGAGCAAAATAAGCTGATATTCTTTTCTTCCCATGACTGGCGTTTAGCCAAAGAGTTTGCAGATAAAATATGGTATGTAAAAAACACTCACTTATATTCCGGTATCGTTGAGGACATTCTCCTTGAACATGAAGAGCTTGTTAATGTTTCCTTATTTCAGGTTAATGAAAACTTTGTACCTCCAATCATATCTGCTCCTGCTCTTCAAAAAGAAATGTTGTTCTCATTACTGCAGAAAAACTTCCAAAAAGATCTTTCTTCTTTTAATTTTGATTACCAAGGTCACCTTTGGGTGATTTCTCATCGTAACTCGAGATACCAATGC from Chryseobacterium piperi encodes:
- a CDS encoding ABC transporter ATP-binding protein, translated to MHLQIKQAHIGYNTTLISNVNANLNLGDVCLLIGNNGVGKTTLIKSILHQLPLIKGEIFIGDKNIKSLSVKEIAENIAVVFSKSVIPQNYTVEDLISLGKYIYYPFYFELRKEDREEVSHIIDELDLNQYRYTLLKNLSDGNLQKAFIGRALTQNSPIIILDEPTTHLDEKNKLIILKTLRRLAKEQNKLIFFSSHDWRLAKEFADKIWYVKNTHLYSGIVEDILLEHEELVNVSLFQVNENFVPPIISAPALQKEMLFSLLQKNFQKDLSSFNFDYQGHLWVISHRNSRYQCESFEEIINSISNIY